The DNA window TTGACCTCGCCGTGGGACCACTGGCGAATGTCGTCGGCGGTGGCCAGGCCGATGCGCAGCTCATCGAAGAAGTTGACGTCGAGCACTTTTCGTCAAGCCCTCTTTCAGGGGTCGAGTCTTTCGTCTGGTCTGAGGGGGCCTGGGGGTGGTGGGCCTCACCGGGGGTGAGGCCCACCGACCTCCGTCAGACCTCTTCGACGCTGCTCGGCTCTCGCCGGGACAGGTCGATACCGAGCTCCTCCGCGGCGCGGAACACGTCCTCGTCGGAGTCACGCATCTCGATGGACATACCGTCGGACGACAGCACCTCCACGTTCAGGCAGAGCGACTGCATCTCCTTGATGAGCACCTTGAAGGACTCGGGGATGCCGGGCTCAGGGATGTTCTCGCCCTTGACGATGGCCTCGTAGACCTTCACTCGGCCGAGGACGTCGTCGGACTTGATGGTGAGCAGCTCCTGCAGGGCGTAGGCCGCGCCGTACGCCTCCAGGGCCCACACCTCCATCTCACCGAAGCGCTGACCACCGAACTGCGCCTTACCACCGAGCGGCTGCTGGGTGATCATCGAGTACGGGCCGGTCGACCGGGCGTGCAGCTTGTCGTCGACCAGGTGGTGCAGCTTGAGGATGTACATGTAGCCGATCGAGATCGGGTGCGGGAACGGCTCCCCGGAGCGGCCGTCGAACAGCCGCGCCTTGCCGGAGGCACCGACCATGCGGTTGCCGTCGCGGTTGGGGATGGTGTTCTCCAGCAGGCCGGTGATCTCGTCCTCGCGGGCGCCGTCGAAGACCGGGGTGGCCAGGTTGGTACCCGGCTCGACCTGGTCCGCGTCGATCGCCTGGAGGCGGCGGGCCCACTCGTCGGCGATGCCGGAGACGTTCCAGCCCTGCTTGGCCAGCCAGCCGAGGTGGGTCTCCAGGACCTGTCCCGGGTTCATCCGGGACGGGACACCGAGCGGGTTGAGGACGATGTCCACGGGGGTGCCGTCCTCAAGGAACGGCATGTCCTCGACCGGGAGGATCTTGGAGATGACGCCCTTGTTGCCGTGGCGGCCGGCGAGCTTGTCACCGTCGGTGATCTTCCGCTTCTGGGCCACATAGACGCGGACCAGCTGGTTGACGCCCGGGGGAAGCTCGTCGCCCTCCTCGCGGTCGAAGACGCGGACACCGATGATCTTGCCGGACTCGCCGTGCGGCACCTTCAGGGAGGTGTCGCGGACCTCGCGGGCCTTCTCACCGAAGATCGCGCGGAGCAGGCGCTCCTCCGGGGTCAGCTCGGTCTCGCCCTTGGGGGTGACCTTGCCGACCAGGATGTCGCCGGTGGTGACGTCCGCGCCGATCCGGATGATGCCGCGCTCGTCGAGGTCGGCGAGGACCTCCTCGGAGACATTGGGGATGTCCCGGGTGATCTCCTCCGGGCCCAGCTTGGTGTCGCGGGCGTCGACCTCGTGCTCCTCGATGTGGATCGAGGAGAGGACGTCGTCCTGCACGAGGCGCTGCGACAGGATGATCGCGTCCTCGTAGTTGTGGCCCTCCCACGGCATGAACGCCACGAGCAGGTTCTTGCCGAGGGCCATCTCGCCCTCGTCGGTGCAGGGGCCGTCGGCCAGCACCTGGCCGACCTCGATCCGGGCGCCCTCGTCCACGATCACCTTCTGGTTGAAGGCGGTGCCCTGGTTGGAGCGGGTGAACTTGGCGACCCGGTAGGTGGTGTAGGTGCCGTCGTCGTTGGCGACGGTGATGTAGTCCGCGGAGACCTCCTGGACCACACCCGCCTTCTCGGCGGAGATCACGTCGGCGGCGTCGACCGCGGCGCGGTACTCCATGCCGGTGCCGACCAGCGGCGCCTCGCTCTTCAGCAGCGGGACGGCCTGGCGCATCATGTTGGATCCCATGAGCGCGCGGTTGGCGTCGTCGTGCTCCAGGAAGGGGATCATGGCCGTCGCGACCGACACCATCTGGCGCGGCGAGACGTCCATGTAGTCGACCTCGGTGCCCGGGATGTA is part of the Peterkaempfera bronchialis genome and encodes:
- the rpoB gene encoding DNA-directed RNA polymerase subunit beta encodes the protein MAASRNASNNSASTAPLRVSFAKIREPLEVPNLLALQTESFDWLLGNAAWKARVEAALANGHDVPTKSGLEEIFEEISPIEDFSGSMSLTFRDHRFEPPKNSIDECKERDFTFAAPLFVTAEFTNNETGEIKSQTVFMGDFPLMTNKGTFVINGTERVVVSQLVRSPGVYFDSTLDKTSDKDVFSAKVIPSRGAWLEMEIDKRDMVGVRIDRKRKQSVTVLLKALGWTNEMILEEFGEYESMRATLEKDHTQGQDDALLDIYRKLRPGEPPTREAAQTLLENLYFNPKRYDLAKVGRYKVNRKLGIDESLDSGVLTEQDVIATIKYLVKLHAGETEWVDAEEGRDIVVEVDDIDHFGNRRLRNVGELIQNQVRTGLARMERVVRERMTTQDVEAITPQTLINIRPVVASIKEFFGTSQLSQFMDQTNPLSGLTHKRRLSALGPGGLSRERAGFEVRDVHPSHYGRMCPIETPEGPNIGLIGSLASYGRVNAFGFVETPYRKVVDGVVTEQVDYLTADEEDRFVIAQANAPLTDELTFAEPRVLVRRRGGEIDYIPGTEVDYMDVSPRQMVSVATAMIPFLEHDDANRALMGSNMMRQAVPLLKSEAPLVGTGMEYRAAVDAADVISAEKAGVVQEVSADYITVANDDGTYTTYRVAKFTRSNQGTAFNQKVIVDEGARIEVGQVLADGPCTDEGEMALGKNLLVAFMPWEGHNYEDAIILSQRLVQDDVLSSIHIEEHEVDARDTKLGPEEITRDIPNVSEEVLADLDERGIIRIGADVTTGDILVGKVTPKGETELTPEERLLRAIFGEKAREVRDTSLKVPHGESGKIIGVRVFDREEGDELPPGVNQLVRVYVAQKRKITDGDKLAGRHGNKGVISKILPVEDMPFLEDGTPVDIVLNPLGVPSRMNPGQVLETHLGWLAKQGWNVSGIADEWARRLQAIDADQVEPGTNLATPVFDGAREDEITGLLENTIPNRDGNRMVGASGKARLFDGRSGEPFPHPISIGYMYILKLHHLVDDKLHARSTGPYSMITQQPLGGKAQFGGQRFGEMEVWALEAYGAAYALQELLTIKSDDVLGRVKVYEAIVKGENIPEPGIPESFKVLIKEMQSLCLNVEVLSSDGMSIEMRDSDEDVFRAAEELGIDLSRREPSSVEEV